From Pirellulales bacterium, one genomic window encodes:
- a CDS encoding aldo/keto reductase produces MRDTQNGHQRRDFLKSGLLAAAGTTALGQRIAGATAPAEKSIELSTGKLPTRKFGKTGHTLPILGMGGSAMVKLFAASYGIELLSIDQRVAMVRHAYDSGIRYFDTARVYGESESIMGRGLKGVRENVYLATKCHLTDPGQVRKCVETSLEQLGTDYVDCVQIHSPAIERVGFDGAMKIHAELVKLRDEKMLRFIGLTTHVAFEDVLKMIGTGGFDQVLLAYGYFRRGMDTILSNTKVEYRDQCLAKAADLGMAIVAMKVMGANIFSHNSKNLVADSDPAVLARLPAAAIRWVLQDPRISMLNIGVSMPADIDQNLATLTGNLTYTNEDRTLLAEFSAKAYGSETVQKMKVT; encoded by the coding sequence ATGCGCGACACGCAAAACGGCCACCAGCGGCGCGATTTCTTGAAGTCAGGCTTGTTGGCCGCCGCAGGCACTACCGCCCTCGGCCAACGCATCGCCGGCGCCACGGCGCCGGCCGAAAAATCGATCGAGCTCTCGACCGGCAAACTGCCCACGCGCAAGTTCGGCAAGACGGGACACACGCTGCCGATCCTGGGCATGGGGGGCTCGGCCATGGTCAAGCTCTTTGCCGCCTCCTACGGTATTGAGCTTCTGTCGATCGACCAGCGCGTCGCCATGGTGCGGCACGCCTACGATAGCGGCATCCGCTATTTCGACACCGCCCGCGTCTACGGCGAAAGCGAATCGATCATGGGGCGCGGTTTGAAAGGCGTGCGCGAGAACGTTTACCTGGCCACGAAATGCCACCTGACCGATCCCGGCCAGGTGCGCAAATGCGTCGAGACATCGCTGGAACAACTCGGCACCGATTACGTCGATTGCGTGCAGATCCACAGCCCGGCGATCGAACGCGTCGGCTTCGACGGCGCGATGAAGATTCATGCCGAGTTGGTCAAGCTGCGCGACGAAAAGATGCTGCGCTTCATCGGGCTGACGACGCACGTCGCCTTCGAGGACGTGCTAAAAATGATCGGCACCGGTGGATTCGACCAGGTCCTGCTGGCCTATGGCTACTTTCGCCGCGGCATGGACACAATCCTCTCGAACACGAAAGTCGAATATCGCGACCAATGCCTGGCCAAGGCGGCCGACCTGGGCATGGCGATCGTGGCCATGAAAGTCATGGGCGCGAACATCTTCAGCCACAATTCGAAAAACCTCGTGGCTGATTCCGACCCGGCCGTGCTTGCGCGCTTGCCGGCCGCGGCCATCCGCTGGGTCCTGCAAGATCCGCGCATCTCGATGCTGAATATCGGCGTGTCGATGCCTGCGGATATCGATCAGAACCTGGCGACGCTGACCGGCAATCTCACCTATACGAACGAAGATCGCACGCTCTTGGCCGAGTTTTCGGCCAAAGCCTACGGCTCGGAAACCGTGCAGAAGATGAAGGTGACGTGA
- a CDS encoding SDR family NAD(P)-dependent oxidoreductase, whose protein sequence is MKRILITGGAGFIGSHLADALLARGDTVTVVDDQSTGNLANLAQAQRSDRFRFVPGSVADRDLVRRLIADVDVVYHLAAAVGVQLIARDPVRTIETNIYPTELILAELKLRHDRGESVKLFLASTSEVYGKNPRPRWTEEDDLVFGPTTRARWSYGVSKAVDEFLALAYAREHGLPLVIARFFNVVGPRQSGAYGMVLPRLVDAALRGGPLVVHDDGQQVRCFAHVADVVGAVMALMETPAALGRVFNVGSDQPVKILDLARRVAAAVDPELPIHFQSYAEAYSPDFEDVRSRVPDLTRLRETIDFHLRHDLDAIIRDVIASKKRLNAE, encoded by the coding sequence ATGAAGCGCATCTTGATCACCGGCGGGGCGGGTTTTATCGGCAGCCACCTGGCCGACGCTCTGCTGGCTCGCGGCGACACCGTGACGGTCGTCGATGATCAGTCGACCGGGAATCTGGCCAACCTGGCCCAGGCGCAACGGTCCGATCGCTTTCGCTTTGTGCCCGGTTCAGTGGCCGATCGTGATCTGGTGCGACGGCTCATCGCGGATGTCGACGTGGTCTATCACCTGGCGGCGGCGGTCGGAGTTCAGCTCATCGCCCGCGACCCGGTGCGCACGATCGAAACGAACATCTATCCGACCGAACTAATTCTGGCCGAGCTCAAGTTGCGCCACGACCGCGGTGAGTCGGTAAAGCTGTTCCTGGCCAGCACGAGCGAAGTTTACGGCAAGAACCCGCGGCCGCGCTGGACCGAGGAAGACGACCTGGTCTTCGGCCCCACGACCAGGGCTCGCTGGTCGTATGGTGTCTCGAAGGCGGTCGACGAGTTCCTGGCCCTGGCGTACGCCCGCGAGCATGGGTTGCCGCTGGTGATCGCGCGGTTCTTCAACGTCGTGGGCCCGCGTCAAAGCGGGGCCTACGGCATGGTGCTGCCGCGATTGGTCGATGCGGCCCTACGCGGTGGCCCGCTGGTGGTCCACGACGACGGGCAGCAGGTGCGCTGCTTTGCGCATGTGGCCGACGTGGTTGGTGCCGTGATGGCGTTGATGGAAACGCCCGCGGCGCTGGGTCGCGTGTTCAACGTCGGCAGCGATCAGCCGGTGAAGATTCTCGATCTCGCGCGGCGCGTGGCGGCGGCCGTCGATCCGGAACTGCCGATTCACTTTCAGAGTTACGCCGAGGCTTATTCGCCCGATTTCGAAGACGTGCGCAGCCGCGTGCCAGACCTGACACGCCTGCGGGAAACGATCGACTTTCACCTGCGCCACGATCTGGATGCGATCATTCGCGACGTGATCGCGTCGAAGAAGCGATTGAACGCGGAGTGA
- a CDS encoding metalloregulator ArsR/SmtB family transcription factor, with amino-acid sequence MLMQKLDQAFAALADPTRRAIVVHLAQGEASVMELVGLFDLAQPTISSHLRVLESAGLISRRKVAQSRLCKLEADRLKTVTAWLAQVQEVCERNYKRLDELLAELKEAQKGKRQQFSRRCFF; translated from the coding sequence ATGTTAATGCAAAAGCTCGACCAGGCATTCGCCGCTCTTGCCGACCCGACCCGACGCGCGATCGTCGTGCATCTGGCGCAGGGTGAGGCGAGTGTCATGGAGTTGGTCGGTCTCTTCGATCTCGCGCAGCCCACGATTTCGTCGCACCTGAGGGTGCTGGAGTCGGCGGGGCTGATCTCGCGGCGCAAAGTGGCCCAATCGCGGCTGTGCAAGCTCGAGGCGGACCGCTTGAAGACGGTCACGGCGTGGCTTGCGCAGGTGCAAGAGGTTTGCGAGCGCAATTACAAGCGGCTCGACGAATTGCTCGCCGAATTGAAAGAGGCACAGAAAGGAAAGCGGCAGCAATTCTCCCGTCGGTGTTTCTTCTGA
- a CDS encoding prepilin-type N-terminal cleavage/methylation domain-containing protein, translating into MHGFASRSAVVVSHRPSKLTAAVSRAGRVGFTLIEVLVAMTVTLILMGIVVTIFGAIGDNVSKNNSSMEMNDQLRTVKQRLQLDLSGVTAQMLPPRRDENGEGYFEIIEGPVGRLPPNTAPTISETYDTTQLPTAAINVASTGADTTVGDNDDILMFTTRSKGEMFLGRGVMWNTSAGQYVPTALQSPVAEVAWFIRGTTLYRRQLLVRPDLPLGPPLVSPPTVNAYMVPQPTMSGGTPAAAPNTFSGAIWQYPTNFYAVCDLSARAAGQTSALSFDLSPSPPPFFVVANSLEDLTKRENRFAHFPLIAAPGYGFPHAVSGWGVFCSTSPFGYTSLAGTVATTGRLGLPTLRECSSLYFPLPGTFELQQSGQAYLGDSAGNGTKLTATLNEPFDAWTNPNPAWVAQIGSPPVSTSVSDPLTGTLIGLFPDNTSSPSPYGTRYGEDVILTHVLSFDVRVWDPDAALIGVTDSTGATSMFAPGDPGYAKQVINWVMGTGPAGTSYAIVGRGAYVDLYYPGVFPVFELVNGLTLTAAQQTALNSVTTSMFSSSGISNSGLQAADPYSAAVYDTGSWHYENDGIDQGNMISGGNNGADEGTNGLDDNLDGVVDDLGELEAPPPYFDITRGGYPLRGIQVKIRCFDPDSQEIREVTIVQEFVPE; encoded by the coding sequence ATGCACGGGTTCGCCTCTCGAAGTGCGGTTGTCGTTTCTCACCGCCCCAGCAAGCTAACCGCCGCCGTAAGCCGCGCGGGCCGTGTCGGCTTTACGCTCATCGAAGTCCTGGTGGCGATGACCGTCACGCTCATTTTGATGGGGATCGTGGTCACGATCTTCGGCGCGATCGGCGACAACGTCTCGAAGAACAACTCTTCGATGGAGATGAACGACCAGCTCCGCACCGTCAAGCAACGCCTGCAGCTCGACCTGTCGGGCGTGACCGCACAAATGCTGCCGCCGCGCCGCGACGAAAACGGCGAAGGCTATTTTGAAATCATCGAAGGCCCGGTAGGGCGACTGCCCCCGAATACGGCGCCGACCATCAGTGAAACCTACGACACCACACAACTACCGACGGCCGCGATTAACGTCGCGTCGACGGGTGCCGACACCACTGTCGGCGACAACGACGACATCCTGATGTTCACCACGCGCAGCAAGGGGGAAATGTTCCTCGGGCGCGGGGTGATGTGGAATACAAGTGCAGGACAATATGTGCCCACGGCGCTACAGTCGCCGGTGGCTGAGGTGGCCTGGTTCATCCGCGGCACGACGTTGTACCGGCGTCAATTGTTGGTGCGACCTGACCTGCCGCTCGGGCCCCCGCTCGTCTCACCACCGACCGTGAATGCTTACATGGTGCCGCAGCCTACGATGTCCGGCGGAACCCCGGCTGCCGCCCCGAATACTTTTTCGGGTGCAATATGGCAATATCCGACTAATTTCTATGCGGTGTGCGATCTCTCCGCTCGCGCCGCAGGACAGACGTCCGCGCTATCGTTCGATCTCAGCCCATCGCCGCCGCCGTTTTTCGTCGTCGCCAACTCGCTCGAAGATCTCACGAAGCGCGAGAATCGTTTTGCTCATTTTCCGCTCATCGCCGCGCCAGGGTACGGCTTCCCACATGCCGTGAGCGGGTGGGGTGTTTTCTGCAGCACATCTCCCTTCGGATATACGTCGCTTGCTGGAACCGTGGCGACGACAGGGCGTCTAGGATTGCCAACGCTGCGCGAGTGCTCGTCACTCTATTTCCCGCTCCCCGGCACATTCGAGCTGCAGCAAAGCGGCCAGGCTTACTTGGGCGATTCTGCGGGAAATGGGACGAAGTTGACTGCAACGTTAAACGAGCCTTTTGACGCATGGACGAATCCGAATCCCGCCTGGGTCGCGCAAATCGGGTCTCCACCCGTTTCAACGTCCGTCTCGGATCCACTCACCGGAACCTTAATCGGGTTGTTCCCAGATAACACGAGCAGCCCCTCCCCCTACGGCACGCGCTACGGTGAGGACGTGATTTTGACGCACGTCTTATCGTTCGACGTGCGCGTGTGGGACCCCGATGCGGCACTGATTGGCGTTACCGATAGTACTGGTGCGACAAGCATGTTTGCACCCGGTGATCCCGGCTACGCCAAGCAAGTGATCAATTGGGTCATGGGAACGGGGCCGGCGGGTACGTCTTACGCCATCGTCGGACGTGGCGCTTACGTGGATCTGTATTACCCTGGCGTTTTTCCGGTTTTTGAACTCGTCAACGGCCTGACATTAACCGCTGCTCAACAGACAGCTCTGAACAGCGTTACCACTTCCATGTTCTCCTCGTCTGGCATATCGAATTCAGGGCTGCAAGCTGCCGATCCATACTCCGCGGCCGTCTACGACACCGGTTCGTGGCATTACGAGAACGACGGCATCGATCAGGGAAACATGATTAGTGGTGGCAATAACGGCGCCGACGAGGGAACCAACGGCCTGGACGACAACCTGGATGGCGTCGTCGACGACCTGGGCGAGCTCGAAGCGCCGCCGCCGTACTTCGATATAACTCGCGGCGGCTATCCGCTGCGCGGTATCCAGGTCAAGATTCGCTGCTTCGACCCTGATAGCCAGGAAATCCGCGAGGTCACGATCGTGCAGGAGTTCGTGCCTGAGTAG
- a CDS encoding glycosyltransferase, whose translation MTARILQIIPTLDRSGAEKQLTLLAAGLPRDEFDVHVCALTRGGPLAEPLRAAGIPLHIVGKAHKFDPVAFWRLKRHIASLRPQLVQTWIFAANSYGRAAALAAGVPKIVASERCVDPWKAWHELAIDRWLARRSARIIVNSSGVQDFYVRHGIDSQKFTLIPNGIGPAVPSSVSRAALLAELGLPADARFVGAVNRLWPQKRVKDLIWAADLLKVIRPDVHLLVIGDGPHRERLIRFRRQVVIEDKVHFLGERDDVAQLMPHFDVFWLASEYEGLPNVIMEAMNHGVPVVATDIPGNRDLVIPDETGYLVPVGDRAGFARQTNKLLNDRELANRLGEAGRRRMLAEFSVEKMIERHAQLYRELLA comes from the coding sequence GTGACCGCGCGCATTCTGCAGATCATTCCCACGCTCGATCGCTCGGGCGCTGAAAAGCAACTGACGCTCTTGGCCGCTGGTCTGCCGCGCGACGAGTTCGATGTACACGTCTGCGCGCTCACGCGTGGCGGCCCACTGGCCGAGCCGCTGCGCGCAGCGGGCATTCCGCTGCACATCGTGGGCAAAGCGCACAAGTTCGATCCCGTCGCTTTCTGGCGGCTGAAGCGGCACATCGCGTCACTGCGGCCGCAGTTGGTGCAAACCTGGATTTTCGCGGCCAACAGCTACGGCCGTGCGGCGGCGCTCGCCGCCGGTGTGCCCAAGATCGTGGCCAGCGAACGCTGCGTCGACCCGTGGAAAGCCTGGCACGAGTTGGCGATCGATCGCTGGCTCGCGCGGCGCTCGGCGCGGATCATCGTGAATAGCTCCGGCGTGCAAGATTTCTACGTGCGCCACGGCATCGATTCGCAAAAGTTCACGCTGATCCCCAACGGCATCGGGCCCGCGGTGCCGAGTTCGGTTTCGCGCGCGGCGCTACTGGCCGAGCTCGGCTTGCCGGCTGATGCGCGGTTTGTAGGGGCCGTGAATCGCCTCTGGCCGCAGAAGCGCGTTAAGGATCTGATCTGGGCGGCCGATCTGCTGAAAGTGATCCGGCCCGACGTACACCTGCTCGTGATCGGCGACGGGCCGCATCGCGAGCGGTTGATTCGCTTCCGTCGGCAAGTGGTCATCGAGGACAAGGTGCATTTCCTGGGCGAGCGCGACGACGTGGCACAACTGATGCCGCACTTCGACGTCTTCTGGCTTGCCAGCGAATACGAGGGATTGCCGAACGTGATCATGGAAGCGATGAACCATGGCGTGCCGGTCGTGGCGACCGATATTCCGGGCAACCGCGACCTTGTGATTCCAGACGAGACGGGCTACCTGGTGCCCGTGGGGGACCGCGCGGGCTTTGCCCGGCAGACGAACAAGCTGCTCAACGACCGCGAACTCGCGAATCGTCTGGGCGAAGCAGGACGGCGGCGTATGCTCGCCGAATTCAGCGTCGAGAAGATGATCGAGAGGCACGCGCAGCTGTATCGCGAGCTACTCGCGTAG
- the hpt gene encoding hypoxanthine phosphoribosyltransferase, protein MRQLLDEEQLREGVGRLAEEINGHYQGRPLTIIGVLTGSVVLLADLIRLLDMPLKVGLVQATSYRGATTPGELELNLDLLPDIAGRQVLIVDDIFDTGHTLAALVEKFMALGPAQLRSAVLLRKAGRVEVPLQPDHVGFEIPNEFVVGYGLDYADLYRNLPHVAALDPEDLSPQHGQKQSAAASGENGS, encoded by the coding sequence TTGCGACAACTTCTTGACGAAGAACAGCTTCGCGAAGGCGTCGGCCGCCTGGCCGAGGAAATCAACGGCCACTATCAAGGTCGCCCACTGACCATCATCGGCGTGCTGACCGGCAGCGTGGTGCTATTGGCCGATTTGATTCGGCTGCTCGATATGCCGCTGAAGGTCGGATTGGTGCAGGCCACGAGTTATCGCGGCGCGACCACGCCCGGCGAATTGGAATTGAACCTTGACCTGCTGCCCGACATCGCGGGCCGACAAGTGTTGATCGTCGACGATATCTTCGATACCGGGCATACATTGGCTGCACTGGTCGAGAAATTCATGGCGTTGGGCCCGGCCCAACTGCGGTCGGCCGTGCTCTTGCGCAAAGCGGGCCGCGTGGAAGTGCCGCTACAGCCGGATCACGTCGGCTTCGAAATCCCCAATGAATTTGTCGTCGGCTACGGGCTGGATTATGCCGATCTGTATCGCAACCTGCCGCACGTCGCGGCGCTTGACCCGGAAGACCTCTCGCCGCAGCATGGGCAAAAGCAATCGGCCGCCGCGAGCGGGGAGAATGGTTCATGA
- a CDS encoding alpha/beta hydrolase-fold protein, with protein MSSASELLPGWRRETIAGHTVEIFEPPRASEHGYTVIYLHGVHLKPLSDNRVYTELFARHGLRVVAPQTARSWWSNRICREFDPQVTAEQYVRGSVMPFIQERFGAAPPRIALLGTSMGGQGALRFSFKYPAQFPIVAALSPAIDHQLRYYEEGEEGTLAEMYDSPEAVRQDTATLHVHPLNWPRNMWFCCDPTDYRWHESTERLRSKLAASGIPYDCDLETSAGGHTWEYYNHMAPQAIEYIVNRLDRERLRLV; from the coding sequence ATGTCCAGCGCTAGCGAATTGTTGCCCGGGTGGCGGCGCGAAACGATCGCCGGCCACACGGTCGAAATCTTCGAGCCGCCCCGCGCAAGCGAGCACGGTTACACCGTGATCTACTTGCACGGCGTGCATTTGAAGCCCCTCAGTGACAACCGCGTTTACACGGAGTTGTTTGCCCGGCATGGCTTGCGTGTCGTGGCGCCGCAAACCGCGCGCAGCTGGTGGAGCAACCGTATTTGCCGGGAGTTCGATCCGCAGGTCACGGCCGAGCAGTACGTGCGCGGCAGCGTGATGCCTTTTATTCAAGAGCGCTTCGGCGCGGCGCCGCCGCGGATCGCGCTCTTGGGCACGAGCATGGGAGGGCAGGGAGCGCTGCGATTCTCGTTCAAGTACCCGGCCCAGTTTCCCATCGTGGCGGCGTTGTCGCCGGCGATCGATCATCAGCTGCGCTACTATGAAGAGGGCGAAGAGGGAACGCTGGCCGAGATGTACGACTCGCCCGAGGCCGTGCGGCAGGACACCGCCACGCTGCACGTGCATCCGCTGAATTGGCCGCGCAACATGTGGTTCTGCTGTGACCCGACCGACTATCGCTGGCACGAAAGCACCGAGCGCTTGCGCTCGAAGCTGGCCGCCAGTGGCATCCCCTACGATTGCGATCTGGAAACCTCTGCCGGCGGACACACCTGGGAGTACTACAACCACATGGCGCCCCAGGCCATTGAATACATCGTGAACCGGCTGGACCGCGAGCGGCTGCGGCTAGTGTAG
- a CDS encoding HAD hydrolase family protein, whose product MSVEKQCQPIELILVDVDGVLTDGSIIFNNEGIEIKQFHIHDGLGIRLWQRAGGRFGIITGRTSHIVNLRAKELGIGIVRQGTEIKWGAVHEILEELSVTPEQLCYIGDDLPDLATIKLAGLGVAVADACDEVRQAADYVTTARGGRGAVRETIELILKAQRRWDELIQSYAP is encoded by the coding sequence ATGAGTGTGGAAAAGCAATGTCAGCCGATCGAGCTGATTCTGGTCGACGTCGACGGCGTGCTCACCGATGGCAGCATCATCTTCAATAACGAAGGCATCGAGATCAAGCAGTTCCACATCCACGATGGGCTGGGCATTCGCCTGTGGCAACGCGCGGGCGGGCGCTTCGGCATCATCACGGGCCGCACGTCGCACATCGTCAACTTGCGCGCGAAGGAGCTGGGTATCGGCATCGTGCGGCAAGGGACCGAGATCAAATGGGGCGCCGTTCACGAGATTCTCGAAGAGCTGAGCGTGACGCCCGAGCAACTGTGTTACATCGGCGATGACCTGCCTGACCTGGCCACGATCAAACTGGCCGGTCTGGGCGTGGCGGTCGCCGATGCATGCGACGAGGTACGGCAAGCGGCGGACTACGTCACGACGGCGCGTGGCGGACGTGGGGCCGTGCGCGAGACGATCGAGTTGATTCTCAAAGCGCAACGCCGCTGGGACGAGCTGATCCAATCTTATGCCCCCTAG
- a CDS encoding KpsF/GutQ family sugar-phosphate isomerase — translation MTSDAARRLSPLTPFEQLRYAREIIELESQALTKIAHRLGTEFCEATRLLHECTGSVIVTGIGKAGLVGTKISATLASTGTRSIFLHPAEAVHGDLGRIRPDDVVVVLSQSGETEEVTRLLPSLARLAVPIIAVTGRSSSTLARAATVLLTLGPLQEACPLGMAPSTSTTAMLALGDALALVTMRLHGFGHEDFARVHPAGALGKRLARVEERMRPLADCRVAQDSQIVRDVFAAMVNPGRRTGAIMLVDADGTLTGIFTDSDLARLFEQRRDDAIDRPISEVMTRAPCAVPAGSMLTDAVAILAERKISELPVIDARHAPVGLLDITDVLAMMPDEAA, via the coding sequence ATGACCAGCGACGCCGCCCGCCGACTCAGTCCACTGACGCCCTTTGAGCAGTTGCGCTACGCGCGTGAGATCATCGAGCTCGAGTCGCAGGCGCTCACCAAAATCGCCCACCGGCTGGGCACCGAATTCTGCGAAGCCACGCGGCTGTTGCACGAGTGTACCGGCAGCGTCATTGTCACTGGCATCGGCAAGGCTGGCCTGGTGGGGACGAAGATTTCGGCCACGCTGGCCTCGACCGGTACCCGCAGCATTTTTCTGCATCCGGCCGAAGCGGTGCATGGTGATTTAGGCCGCATTCGCCCGGATGATGTGGTCGTCGTGTTGTCGCAAAGTGGCGAGACCGAGGAAGTGACCCGGCTGCTGCCATCGCTTGCGCGACTGGCCGTGCCGATCATCGCCGTCACGGGCCGCTCAAGCAGCACGCTTGCGCGCGCGGCCACGGTGCTGCTCACGCTGGGGCCGCTGCAGGAAGCCTGCCCGCTGGGGATGGCGCCCAGCACCAGCACGACGGCCATGCTGGCCCTGGGAGACGCCTTGGCCCTGGTCACGATGCGCTTGCACGGGTTCGGGCACGAGGACTTCGCCCGCGTGCATCCGGCCGGAGCGCTGGGCAAGCGCCTGGCGCGTGTCGAAGAGCGAATGCGGCCCTTGGCCGACTGCCGTGTTGCGCAGGACTCGCAAATCGTGCGCGACGTGTTCGCGGCGATGGTCAATCCTGGCCGGCGCACTGGCGCGATCATGCTCGTCGATGCGGACGGCACCTTGACCGGCATCTTCACGGACAGCGATCTCGCACGGCTGTTCGAGCAGCGCCGCGACGACGCGATCGACCGCCCCATAAGCGAGGTTATGACCCGCGCGCCTTGCGCGGTGCCGGCCGGCTCGATGTTGACCGACGCCGTGGCCATCCTGGCCGAACGAAAAATCAGCGAGCTACCGGTGATCGACGCGCGTCACGCGCCGGTCGGCTTGCTCGACATTACGGACGTGCTGGCGATGATGCCGGACGAGGCGGCGTGA
- a CDS encoding type II toxin-antitoxin system RelE/ParE family toxin, with translation MGIVERLPEAQASLNSIVDRIADANLPAALNWLREIEAAFSLLSTQPLMGYELGTKRLGKVRLHAFGNYVIYYRPITDGAQILEVIHAARDQDRLV, from the coding sequence ATGGGTATCGTTGAGAGGTTGCCGGAAGCCCAAGCAAGCCTCAATTCCATCGTCGATCGTATTGCCGACGCCAACCTGCCGGCAGCCCTGAATTGGCTGCGAGAAATCGAGGCCGCATTTAGCTTGCTCTCAACGCAGCCGCTTATGGGCTACGAGCTCGGGACCAAGCGGCTCGGAAAAGTTCGCCTCCACGCCTTTGGCAACTACGTGATCTATTACCGACCGATCACGGACGGCGCACAAATCTTAGAAGTCATCCATGCTGCTCGCGATCAAGACAGGCTCGTGTGA
- a CDS encoding ketose-bisphosphate aldolase, whose product MIVTTKELFEQAYGKYAVGAYNINNLEQTVGLFRGCLGKKGSNDEPVDRATSAPFIIQISRGARGFTDKRFLEAMIRTAEDVFPEAIFAVHLDHGTEEVAYDCIDSGFYSSVMIDASHETFDKNIEITQRVVERAHDKGISVEAELGMLGGVEEDISVSADHACLTDPDQAVEFVTRSGCDSLAVAIGTSHGAYKFTGSQGLHFDRIAAIQKLLPGFPLVMHGSSSVPKAWVERINAAGGNLPSTSGVNEKDYLPAAKLGVTKVNIDTDGRLVWCAIYRETFRDKPGDFDPRTAGKPFMAEYAAFIRAKNQALGSAGQLENVRAALPVRV is encoded by the coding sequence ATGATCGTCACGACGAAAGAACTGTTCGAGCAGGCCTACGGCAAGTACGCGGTGGGGGCCTACAACATCAACAACTTGGAGCAGACCGTGGGCCTGTTCCGCGGCTGCCTGGGAAAGAAAGGCTCGAACGACGAGCCGGTCGATCGAGCGACGAGCGCGCCCTTCATCATCCAGATTTCGCGCGGGGCGCGCGGCTTCACGGACAAACGGTTCCTCGAAGCGATGATCCGCACGGCCGAGGATGTTTTCCCCGAGGCCATCTTCGCCGTCCACCTGGATCACGGCACCGAGGAAGTGGCCTACGATTGCATCGATAGCGGCTTCTACTCGTCGGTGATGATTGACGCCTCGCACGAGACGTTCGACAAGAATATCGAGATCACGCAGCGCGTCGTCGAGCGTGCCCACGACAAGGGAATCTCGGTCGAAGCCGAGTTGGGAATGCTGGGCGGCGTCGAAGAAGATATCTCCGTGTCGGCCGACCATGCCTGCTTGACCGATCCGGACCAGGCCGTCGAGTTCGTCACGCGCAGCGGCTGCGACTCACTGGCCGTCGCGATCGGCACCTCGCACGGGGCCTACAAGTTCACCGGCTCGCAAGGGCTGCACTTCGACCGCATCGCGGCGATTCAAAAGCTGCTGCCCGGCTTCCCCCTGGTGATGCACGGATCGAGCAGCGTGCCCAAGGCCTGGGTCGAGCGCATCAACGCGGCGGGCGGGAATCTTCCTTCGACCAGCGGCGTGAACGAGAAGGACTATCTGCCGGCCGCCAAGCTGGGCGTGACCAAGGTCAACATCGACACCGACGGTCGCCTCGTATGGTGCGCGATCTACCGCGAGACGTTCCGCGATAAGCCGGGCGACTTCGATCCGCGCACGGCCGGCAAACCCTTCATGGCCGAGTATGCCGCCTTTATTCGGGCCAAGAATCAGGCGCTGGGCTCGGCCGGGCAGTTGGAAAACGTCCGCGCGGCTTTGCCGGTACGCGTGTAG
- a CDS encoding L17 family ribosomal protein, with the protein MRHRRTGRILGRAPSHQRALLRNLASALVLTERDAEFDDNKPKIAGRIITTLQKAKEVRPLVEKCVTIACRSIPQERAAGEFATSATRNSAEWRTWRKSDRYRQWNQAMSPVVAARRRVLELLGDKQAVRVLFETIAPRYTERPGGYTRVVRLAKPRLGDAGTRAILEFVGQRDRVAQRAQAPTFEQGSKASADKGE; encoded by the coding sequence ATGAGACACCGAAGAACCGGACGAATCCTGGGCCGTGCCCCCAGCCATCAACGGGCCCTGCTGCGCAATCTGGCCAGCGCGCTCGTTTTGACCGAGCGCGATGCCGAGTTCGACGACAATAAGCCCAAGATCGCCGGCCGCATCATCACCACGCTGCAGAAGGCGAAGGAAGTTCGCCCGCTGGTCGAAAAATGCGTCACGATCGCCTGCCGCAGCATTCCGCAGGAGCGTGCCGCGGGCGAGTTTGCCACTTCGGCGACCCGCAACTCGGCCGAGTGGCGCACCTGGCGCAAGAGCGACCGCTACCGTCAATGGAATCAAGCGATGTCACCGGTTGTGGCGGCGCGCCGCCGCGTGTTGGAATTGCTGGGCGACAAGCAGGCGGTGCGGGTGCTGTTCGAGACGATTGCCCCTCGCTACACCGAGCGACCCGGCGGATACACTCGCGTGGTACGACTGGCCAAGCCGCGTCTGGGCGACGCCGGCACCCGGGCGATTCTGGAATTCGTCGGCCAGCGCGATCGCGTCGCGCAGCGCGCCCAAGCTCCCACGTTTGAGCAAGGGAGCAAAGCCAGTGCGGATAAGGGCGAGTAA